Proteins from a genomic interval of Rhodococcus rhodochrous:
- a CDS encoding SulP family inorganic anion transporter, producing MWLRAAFGRLPGVATARSYRRGWLRSDVTAGLALSALLVPTGMGYAQAAGLPPYTGLYATVVPMLVYAVVGPSRILVLGPDSALAPLIAAAVIPLAADGDPQRAVALAGVLALLVGAILLVGGILRLGFLTYLLSTPIRIGFLNAIAIIVIVGQLPLLLGTSDDESGVVAEILDIVDDVFEDGVEPAGFLLGVGTLAVILVLQKIVPRIPAVLVAVIVASAAVAVFGLTDRVEMVGALPSGIPAPVLGGIEREDVIELFVPAVAVAVIAFADTAVLSRSFALRRGEDVDGSSEMRALGVVNIAAGATGGFPICGSGSRTPVLEQAGARTQFAGAVGAVTVAIFLLVAPGATAYLPQAALGAVVIVAASALVDVRALGRLWRVNKIEFCLSFAAFVAVGLAGVLKGVLVAIALSLAAVVVRAWQPHRTELVELEDVAGYHDRERHPEGHRIPGLVLVRFDAPLFFANGVILTKFVRELVREREDRIEWVVLAAEPITDLDISAVEEIERLDDYLAHRGIRLAFAAMKGPVKDKLHRMQTGNRFRDGRFHPTVRTAVVAFRHRNQPGIERSVLDAPPRDVVPPPRKDGPAPP from the coding sequence ATGTGGCTCCGCGCCGCGTTCGGGCGGCTCCCGGGTGTCGCCACCGCACGGTCCTACCGGCGGGGGTGGCTGCGGAGCGATGTCACGGCGGGCCTCGCGCTCAGCGCCCTGCTCGTCCCCACCGGCATGGGATACGCCCAGGCCGCGGGACTACCGCCCTACACCGGCCTCTATGCGACCGTCGTGCCGATGCTGGTGTATGCAGTGGTCGGTCCGTCCCGGATCCTCGTGCTCGGGCCGGATTCCGCGCTCGCCCCGCTCATCGCGGCAGCGGTGATCCCACTCGCCGCCGACGGCGATCCGCAGCGCGCGGTCGCCCTCGCCGGTGTGCTCGCGCTCCTCGTCGGAGCGATCCTCCTGGTCGGCGGGATACTCCGCCTCGGATTCCTGACCTATCTGCTCTCCACACCGATCCGGATCGGTTTCCTCAATGCGATCGCGATCATCGTCATCGTCGGGCAGCTGCCACTCCTCCTCGGCACCTCGGACGACGAATCCGGCGTCGTCGCCGAGATTCTCGACATCGTCGACGACGTCTTCGAGGACGGTGTCGAGCCGGCCGGATTCCTCCTCGGCGTCGGCACCCTCGCCGTCATCCTCGTGCTGCAGAAGATCGTTCCCCGCATACCCGCGGTGCTCGTCGCGGTGATCGTCGCCTCGGCGGCGGTCGCGGTGTTCGGGCTCACCGATCGCGTGGAGATGGTGGGGGCGTTGCCCTCCGGGATCCCCGCCCCCGTTCTCGGCGGTATCGAACGGGAAGACGTGATCGAACTGTTCGTACCCGCCGTCGCCGTCGCCGTCATCGCATTCGCCGACACCGCGGTGTTGTCGCGCTCGTTCGCGCTGCGACGGGGCGAGGACGTGGACGGCAGCTCCGAGATGCGCGCCCTCGGTGTGGTGAACATCGCAGCCGGTGCGACGGGCGGATTCCCGATCTGCGGTAGCGGCAGCCGCACTCCCGTCCTGGAACAGGCCGGAGCGCGTACCCAGTTCGCGGGTGCCGTCGGAGCGGTGACGGTCGCGATCTTCCTGCTGGTGGCCCCGGGAGCGACGGCGTACCTGCCGCAGGCGGCGCTCGGTGCAGTCGTGATCGTCGCGGCGAGCGCGCTCGTCGACGTGAGGGCGCTCGGTCGCCTGTGGCGGGTCAACAAGATCGAATTCTGTTTGTCCTTCGCCGCATTCGTGGCGGTCGGTCTCGCAGGTGTGCTGAAGGGTGTGCTCGTCGCGATCGCACTGTCGCTGGCGGCCGTCGTCGTACGCGCGTGGCAGCCCCACCGGACCGAACTCGTCGAACTCGAGGACGTCGCCGGATATCACGATCGGGAGCGGCATCCCGAGGGTCACCGGATCCCGGGTCTCGTGCTCGTGCGGTTCGACGCCCCGCTGTTCTTCGCGAACGGTGTGATCCTCACGAAGTTCGTCCGCGAACTCGTCCGCGAACGCGAGGACCGCATCGAGTGGGTGGTTCTCGCGGCCGAACCGATCACCGATCTCGACATCAGTGCCGTCGAGGAGATCGAACGCCTCGACGACTATCTCGCCCACCGGGGGATACGGCTCGCCTTCGCCGCCATGAAGGGTCCCGTCAAGGACAAGTTGCACCGGATGCAGACGGGGAATCGCTTCCGGGACGGTCGATTCCACCCGACCGTCCGCACCGCCGTGGTGGCCTTCCGGCACCGGAACCAGCCCGGCATCGAGCGCAGTGTGCTCGACGCACCCCCGCGGGACGTCGTCCCGCCCCCGCGGAAGGATGGGCCCGCACCACCGTGA
- the ilvC gene encoding ketol-acid reductoisomerase has product MFYDDDADLSIIQGRKVAVIGYGSQGHAHSLSLRDSGVDVRIGLKEGSKSRAKAEEAGLTVGTPAEVSEWADVIMVLAPDTAQASIFTNDIEPNLKDGDALFFGHGLNIHFGLITAPENVTVAMVAPKGPGHLVRRQFVDGKGVPALIAVHQDPKGEGQALALSYAKGIGGTRAGVIKTTFKEETETDLFGEQAVLCGGTEELVKTGFDVMVEAGYAPEMAYFEVLHELKLIVDLMYEGGIARMNYSVSDTAEFGGYLSGPRVIDAGTKERMKEILKDIQDGTFVKRLVANVEGGNKELEGLRKQNAEHGIEVVGKQLRDLMSWVDRPITETA; this is encoded by the coding sequence ATGTTCTACGACGACGATGCCGACCTGTCGATCATCCAGGGTCGTAAGGTCGCCGTCATCGGCTACGGCAGTCAGGGACACGCGCACTCGCTGAGCCTGCGCGACTCGGGCGTCGACGTTCGCATCGGTCTGAAGGAGGGCTCGAAGTCCCGGGCCAAGGCCGAGGAAGCCGGTCTCACCGTCGGCACCCCCGCCGAGGTCTCCGAGTGGGCCGACGTGATCATGGTCCTCGCTCCCGACACCGCCCAGGCGTCGATCTTCACCAACGACATCGAGCCCAACCTGAAGGACGGCGACGCGCTGTTCTTCGGCCACGGTCTCAACATCCACTTCGGTCTCATCACCGCTCCCGAGAACGTGACCGTCGCGATGGTCGCCCCCAAGGGCCCCGGCCACCTCGTGCGTCGTCAGTTCGTCGACGGCAAGGGCGTTCCCGCGCTCATCGCCGTCCACCAGGACCCCAAGGGTGAGGGCCAGGCGCTCGCGCTGTCCTACGCCAAGGGCATCGGCGGCACCCGCGCCGGCGTCATCAAGACCACCTTCAAGGAAGAGACCGAGACCGACCTCTTCGGCGAGCAGGCCGTGCTCTGCGGTGGCACCGAGGAGCTCGTCAAGACCGGCTTCGACGTCATGGTCGAGGCGGGCTACGCCCCCGAGATGGCCTACTTCGAGGTTCTCCACGAGCTCAAGCTCATCGTCGACCTCATGTACGAGGGTGGCATCGCCCGCATGAACTACTCGGTGTCCGACACCGCGGAGTTCGGCGGCTACCTCTCCGGCCCGCGCGTCATCGACGCCGGCACCAAGGAGCGCATGAAGGAGATCCTGAAGGACATCCAGGACGGCACCTTCGTCAAGCGTCTCGTCGCCAACGTCGAGGGCGGCAACAAGGAGCTCGAGGGTCTGCGCAAGCAGAACGCCGAGCACGGCATCGAGGTCGTCGGCAAGCAGCTGCGCGACCTGATGAGCTGGGTCGATCGCCCCATCACCGAGACGGCCTGA
- the ilvN gene encoding acetolactate synthase small subunit, producing MSTSHTLSVLVEDKPGVLARVASLFSRRGFNIESLAVGGTEVPDISRMTIVVTVDEFPLEQVTKQLNKLVNVIKIVEQEGEASVARELVLIKVRADASVRTQVIETVNLFRAKVIDVSPESLTIEATGTRSKLDALLRMLEPYGIREIVQSGVVAVGRGPKSITATR from the coding sequence GTGAGCACGAGTCACACCCTCAGTGTTCTCGTCGAGGACAAGCCGGGCGTGCTCGCCCGAGTCGCATCGCTGTTCTCGCGACGCGGCTTCAACATCGAATCCCTTGCCGTCGGTGGCACCGAGGTGCCCGACATCTCGCGGATGACGATCGTGGTGACCGTCGACGAGTTCCCGCTCGAGCAGGTCACCAAGCAGCTCAACAAGCTCGTCAACGTCATCAAGATCGTCGAGCAGGAGGGAGAGGCGTCCGTCGCCCGCGAACTCGTGCTCATCAAGGTGCGCGCCGACGCGAGTGTGCGCACCCAGGTCATCGAGACGGTGAATCTGTTCCGCGCCAAGGTGATCGACGTCTCGCCCGAGTCGCTGACCATCGAGGCGACCGGTACGCGGTCCAAGCTCGACGCGCTGCTGCGCATGCTCGAACCGTACGGAATCCGCGAAATCGTCCAGTCCGGTGTCGTCGCCGTCGGACGCGGTCCGAAGTCCATCACGGCTACCCGTTAG
- a CDS encoding acetolactate synthase large subunit, which translates to MSAPTARPQPSPRKPGSATPTPAAAATQPANRRQVAPERVTGAQSVVRALEELEVDTVFGIPGGAILPVYDPLFDSRRVRHVLVRHEQGAGHAATGYAQATGKVGVCMATSGPGATNLVTPLADAQMDSVPVVAITGQVGRPLIGTDAFQEADISGITMPITKHNFLVTDGADIPRILAEAFYLASSGRPGAVLVDIPKDILQAQTTFSWPPEMHLPGYRPVTKPHGKQVREAARLIADAKNPVLYVGGGVIKAEASAELLELAELTGIPVVTTLMARGAFPDSHNLHCGMPGMHGNVAAVAALQRSDLLITLGARFDDRVTGQLDSFAPDAKVIHADIDPAEIGKNRHADVPIVGDCKEVIVELLEAIRADLATGTKLDYTAWWAYLDDIRRTYPLSYDRPTDDTLSPQYVIQAVGKLAGPDAIYCAGVGQHQMWAAQFVAYEKPRTWLNSGGLGTMGYAVPAALGAKMGRPDTEVWAIDGDGCFQMTNQELATCAVEGVPIKVALINNGNLGMVRQWQTLFYEERYSNTDLATHSLRIPDFVKLAEALGCVGIRVEREEDVEPAIRRAQEINDRPVVIDFIVGKDAQVWPMVAAGTSNDEIMAARDIRPLFDDDAAADDPAVIHETIDALETRSENAAAQEETK; encoded by the coding sequence GTGAGCGCACCAACCGCACGGCCTCAACCCTCGCCGCGAAAGCCGGGGTCCGCCACCCCGACTCCCGCAGCTGCCGCAACGCAGCCCGCCAACCGACGCCAGGTCGCCCCCGAGCGGGTCACCGGCGCCCAGTCGGTGGTCCGCGCACTCGAGGAACTCGAGGTCGACACGGTATTCGGCATTCCCGGCGGCGCGATCCTGCCCGTCTACGACCCGCTCTTCGATTCGCGGCGCGTGCGCCACGTGCTCGTCCGTCACGAGCAGGGCGCCGGGCACGCTGCCACCGGTTACGCCCAGGCCACCGGCAAGGTCGGCGTGTGCATGGCCACTTCCGGTCCGGGCGCGACGAACCTCGTCACCCCGCTCGCCGACGCGCAGATGGACTCCGTGCCCGTCGTCGCGATCACCGGTCAGGTCGGTCGTCCGCTCATCGGCACCGACGCCTTCCAGGAAGCCGACATCTCCGGCATCACGATGCCGATCACGAAGCACAACTTCCTGGTCACCGACGGCGCCGACATTCCGCGCATCCTGGCCGAGGCGTTCTACCTCGCCTCCTCGGGCCGCCCGGGCGCGGTCCTCGTCGACATCCCCAAGGACATCCTTCAGGCACAGACCACCTTCAGCTGGCCGCCGGAGATGCACCTGCCCGGCTACCGCCCGGTGACGAAGCCGCATGGCAAGCAGGTCCGCGAGGCCGCGCGACTGATCGCCGACGCGAAGAACCCGGTGCTGTACGTCGGCGGCGGTGTCATCAAGGCCGAGGCGTCGGCCGAACTGCTCGAGCTCGCCGAGCTGACCGGCATCCCGGTCGTCACGACGCTCATGGCCCGCGGTGCGTTCCCCGACAGCCACAACCTGCATTGCGGCATGCCCGGCATGCACGGCAACGTCGCCGCGGTCGCCGCGCTGCAGAGGAGCGACCTGCTCATCACCCTCGGTGCCCGCTTCGACGACCGCGTCACCGGTCAGCTCGACTCCTTCGCGCCCGATGCCAAGGTCATCCACGCCGACATCGACCCGGCGGAGATCGGCAAGAACCGGCACGCCGACGTGCCGATCGTCGGTGACTGCAAGGAGGTCATCGTCGAACTGCTCGAGGCCATCCGCGCCGACCTGGCGACCGGCACGAAGCTCGACTACACGGCATGGTGGGCCTACCTCGACGACATCCGTCGCACCTACCCGCTGAGCTACGACCGTCCCACCGACGACACCCTGTCGCCGCAGTACGTCATCCAGGCCGTCGGCAAGCTCGCCGGTCCCGACGCGATCTACTGCGCAGGCGTCGGTCAGCACCAGATGTGGGCGGCGCAGTTCGTCGCCTACGAGAAGCCGCGCACGTGGCTCAACTCGGGCGGTCTCGGCACCATGGGTTACGCGGTTCCTGCCGCTCTGGGCGCCAAGATGGGTCGTCCCGACACCGAGGTGTGGGCCATCGACGGCGACGGCTGTTTCCAGATGACCAACCAGGAACTCGCGACGTGCGCCGTCGAGGGTGTGCCGATCAAGGTCGCGCTCATCAACAACGGCAATCTCGGAATGGTCCGGCAGTGGCAGACCCTCTTCTACGAGGAGCGGTACTCGAACACCGACCTGGCGACGCACTCGCTGCGCATCCCCGACTTCGTCAAGCTCGCCGAGGCCCTCGGCTGCGTGGGTATCCGCGTCGAGCGCGAGGAGGACGTCGAGCCGGCGATCCGCCGGGCACAGGAGATCAACGATCGTCCCGTCGTGATCGACTTCATCGTCGGCAAGGACGCGCAGGTGTGGCCGATGGTCGCCGCCGGCACGAGCAACGACGAGATCATGGCGGCCCGCGATATCCGGCCGCTGTTCGACGACGACGCCGCTGCCGACGACCCCGCCGTCATCCACGAGACCATCGACGCGCTCGAAACCCGCAGCGAGAACGCTGCGGCCCAGGAGGAGACCAAGTGA
- a CDS encoding PH domain-containing protein, which yields MPPTPSSHTPDSATQVIQISRLSFLACALLFLALASPALAWPEAFAWTLIIPLLVAAWVVRVRTVVGPEGIVARATFKTTNLKWDELDGLRFPKRGWARARLTDGSEVALPVVTFGRLPQLSEASGGRIPDPYAAAQRAEEKAHREEAAAEAGSDAETTDDAVTVEKKDDRSS from the coding sequence GTGCCACCGACTCCATCATCCCACACGCCCGATTCGGCGACGCAGGTCATCCAGATCTCGCGACTGTCGTTCCTCGCGTGCGCTCTGCTGTTCCTCGCCCTCGCCTCGCCCGCGCTGGCGTGGCCGGAGGCCTTCGCATGGACGCTGATCATCCCGCTCCTCGTCGCCGCCTGGGTCGTGCGGGTACGCACCGTCGTCGGCCCCGAGGGCATCGTCGCGCGGGCGACCTTCAAGACCACGAACCTGAAGTGGGACGAACTCGACGGCCTTCGGTTCCCGAAGCGGGGCTGGGCCCGCGCGCGGCTCACCGACGGCAGCGAGGTCGCACTGCCGGTCGTCACCTTCGGCCGGCTGCCGCAGTTGTCGGAGGCGAGTGGGGGCCGCATCCCCGATCCGTATGCGGCCGCACAGCGCGCCGAGGAGAAGGCACACCGCGAGGAGGCGGCCGCCGAAGCCGGCTCGGACGCCGAAACCACCGACGACGCAGTCACCGTCGAGAAGAAGGACGACCGCTCCTCCTGA
- the ilvD gene encoding dihydroxy-acid dehydratase, with product MPPLRSRTTTVGRNAAGARSLWRATGLTDSDFGKPIVAIANSYTQFVPGHVHLKDVGEIVAKAVREAGGVAREFHTIAVDDGIAMGHGGMLYSLPSREIIADSVEYMVNAHTADALVCISNCDKITPGMLNAAMRLNIPTIFVSGGPMEAGKAVVVNGVAHAPTDLITAISASASEAVDDAGLDEVERSACPTCGSCSGMFTANSMNCLTEALGLALPGNGSTLATHEARRALFETAGTTIVEAALRYYRDDDESVLPRNIATPAAFRNAMALDVAMGGSTNTVLHTLAAAQEGEVDFDLSTIDEISRRVPCLAKVSPNSDYHMEDVHRAGGIPAILGELRRGGLLETDVSTVHTKSFDEWLDTWDIRSGKASETALELFHAAPGGVRTTEPFSTDNRWSSLDTDAANGCIRDIEHAYTVEGGLCVLRGNLAPDGAILKTAGIDEDLFHFEGPAYVVESQEEAVSVILGKKIKAGDVVVVRYEGPAGGPGMQEMLHPTSFLKGIGLGKVCALITDGRFSGGTSGLSIGHVSPEAASGGVIGLIEQGDRIRIDVATRTLEVLVDDEVLADRRAKMEASERPWQPVDRERTVSKALRAYAALATSADKGAVRRVP from the coding sequence ATGCCCCCGTTGAGGTCACGCACCACCACCGTCGGACGAAACGCCGCGGGAGCGCGCTCCCTGTGGCGCGCCACCGGCCTGACCGATTCCGACTTCGGCAAGCCGATCGTCGCGATCGCGAACTCCTACACGCAGTTCGTACCCGGTCACGTCCACCTCAAGGACGTCGGCGAGATCGTCGCGAAGGCCGTGCGCGAAGCAGGCGGCGTGGCACGCGAGTTCCACACCATCGCCGTCGACGACGGCATCGCGATGGGCCACGGCGGCATGCTCTACTCGCTGCCGAGCCGCGAGATCATCGCCGACTCCGTCGAATACATGGTCAACGCGCACACCGCCGACGCGCTGGTGTGCATCTCGAACTGCGACAAGATCACGCCGGGCATGCTCAATGCCGCGATGCGCCTGAACATCCCGACGATCTTCGTCTCCGGCGGTCCGATGGAGGCCGGCAAGGCGGTCGTCGTCAACGGCGTCGCCCACGCCCCCACCGACCTCATCACCGCCATCTCGGCCTCCGCCAGCGAGGCCGTCGACGACGCGGGTCTCGACGAGGTCGAGCGCAGCGCGTGCCCGACCTGCGGTTCGTGCTCGGGTATGTTCACCGCCAACTCGATGAACTGCCTCACCGAGGCCCTCGGTCTCGCGCTGCCCGGCAACGGTTCGACCCTCGCCACCCACGAGGCGCGCCGCGCACTGTTCGAGACCGCCGGCACCACGATCGTCGAAGCGGCCCTGCGTTACTACCGCGACGACGACGAGTCGGTGCTGCCGCGCAACATCGCAACCCCGGCCGCCTTCCGCAACGCGATGGCGCTCGACGTCGCGATGGGTGGTTCCACGAACACCGTGCTGCACACCCTCGCCGCCGCGCAGGAGGGTGAGGTCGACTTCGACCTGTCCACCATCGACGAGATCAGCCGCCGGGTGCCCTGCCTGGCCAAGGTCTCCCCGAACTCCGACTACCACATGGAGGACGTGCACCGCGCCGGCGGTATCCCCGCGATCCTCGGCGAGCTGCGCCGCGGTGGCCTGCTCGAGACCGACGTCTCCACGGTCCACACGAAGAGCTTCGACGAGTGGCTCGACACCTGGGACATCCGTTCCGGCAAGGCGTCCGAGACGGCCCTCGAGCTGTTCCACGCCGCCCCGGGCGGTGTGCGCACCACCGAACCGTTCTCGACCGACAACCGTTGGTCGTCGCTCGACACCGATGCCGCGAACGGCTGCATCCGCGACATCGAGCACGCATACACCGTCGAGGGCGGCCTGTGCGTACTGCGCGGCAACCTCGCACCGGACGGCGCGATCCTCAAGACCGCCGGTATCGACGAGGACCTGTTCCACTTCGAGGGCCCGGCCTACGTCGTCGAGTCGCAGGAGGAGGCCGTCTCGGTCATCCTCGGCAAGAAGATCAAAGCCGGCGACGTGGTCGTCGTCCGCTACGAGGGCCCGGCCGGCGGCCCCGGCATGCAGGAGATGCTGCACCCGACCTCCTTCCTCAAGGGCATCGGTCTGGGCAAGGTGTGTGCCCTGATCACCGACGGCCGCTTCTCCGGCGGCACCTCCGGTCTGTCCATCGGGCACGTCTCCCCCGAGGCCGCTTCCGGTGGTGTGATCGGCCTGATCGAGCAGGGCGACCGGATCCGCATCGACGTCGCGACCCGCACCCTCGAGGTGCTCGTCGACGACGAGGTGCTCGCGGACCGTCGCGCGAAGATGGAGGCCTCCGAGCGTCCGTGGCAGCCCGTCGACCGTGAGCGCACGGTCTCGAAGGCACTGCGCGCCTACGCCGCTCTGGCGACCTCCGCCGACAAGGGTGCCGTGCGGCGCGTGCCGTAA
- a CDS encoding DoxX family protein has product MADNKNGGIPDAGSNPYGDQPDEHTLEMRRPRESYLGSDDDFGAGGTPLGSDAYAAPTEQMYRPEPVYGADTGGAVVAGEQAPAKVRRGTLDLGLFVLRAAVGAILVAHGLQKLVGLWNGPGLDGFESLLRDAGYQQPAVLAIVGAVGEIAAGGLLVLGLLTPFAAAAIVAIMVNAVLFKHELEPGVQFFAAESSGFEFEALLVACAVAITLTGPGRIAIDGRRGWATRPFLGSFVVLLLGVAAGVCLWIFGR; this is encoded by the coding sequence GTGGCCGACAACAAGAACGGTGGCATACCGGACGCGGGTTCGAATCCCTACGGCGACCAGCCCGACGAACACACACTCGAGATGCGCCGACCACGCGAGTCGTATCTCGGATCCGACGATGACTTCGGCGCAGGCGGAACTCCCCTCGGCAGCGACGCCTACGCCGCTCCCACCGAGCAGATGTACCGGCCGGAGCCGGTCTACGGTGCGGATACGGGCGGCGCGGTGGTCGCCGGCGAACAGGCCCCGGCGAAGGTGCGCCGCGGAACGCTCGACCTCGGTCTGTTCGTCCTGCGTGCGGCGGTCGGGGCGATCCTCGTCGCCCACGGACTGCAGAAGCTGGTGGGTCTGTGGAACGGGCCTGGACTCGACGGTTTCGAGTCGTTGCTCCGCGATGCGGGATACCAGCAGCCCGCCGTGCTCGCGATCGTCGGCGCGGTCGGTGAGATCGCAGCCGGAGGACTGCTCGTCCTGGGTCTGCTCACCCCGTTCGCCGCTGCCGCGATCGTCGCGATCATGGTCAACGCGGTGCTGTTCAAGCACGAACTCGAACCGGGCGTCCAGTTCTTCGCCGCCGAATCGTCGGGCTTCGAATTCGAGGCCCTCCTCGTCGCCTGCGCGGTGGCGATCACCCTCACCGGACCGGGACGCATCGCGATCGACGGACGACGCGGGTGGGCGACGCGTCCGTTCCTGGGCTCGTTCGTCGTGCTGCTGCTGGGTGTGGCGGCCGGCGTGTGCCTGTGGATCTTCGGACGCTGA
- a CDS encoding PQQ-dependent sugar dehydrogenase: MTRGTRWTGSWGVRAAAAVLAVGVLAVPSCARFDDSASTPFTPEPTFDPGPGVGPQDPTETTTPSASPKPPGPCVDPDPSVIATCLDVTGGLVTMPDGNSALVTERRTGRILQVAPETEPVEIATIPVDGSGDGGLLDVALSPTFAEDRLLYAYITTASDNRVVRIAAGDTPKDVLTGIPRGATGNSGAIEFVSPTELAVLTGDAGNAAAANDPNVLSGKLLNLPLPAPGAAPAPSVMLSGIGTAGDVCRDPNGNLWVTDRTPLEDRLQRVGVDGSTGTGPAWTWPERPGVAGCAAAPDGIAISLTDAKAVAVVATDPGTGAVTASPVLAAEDRYGMLRGAASSPDGLLWVSTVNKSGSEPGPNDDRVVRIQFPAGGGGFD; this comes from the coding sequence ATGACACGGGGTACGCGATGGACGGGTTCGTGGGGCGTACGTGCGGCAGCGGCGGTGCTCGCCGTCGGAGTCCTCGCCGTCCCGTCCTGCGCCCGCTTCGACGACTCCGCGTCGACCCCGTTCACTCCCGAGCCCACCTTCGACCCGGGACCGGGCGTCGGACCCCAGGACCCCACCGAGACGACGACGCCGAGCGCCTCCCCCAAGCCACCGGGGCCCTGTGTCGACCCCGATCCGTCCGTGATCGCGACCTGCCTCGACGTCACCGGCGGCCTGGTGACGATGCCCGACGGCAACTCCGCGCTCGTCACCGAGCGTCGGACGGGCCGGATACTGCAGGTCGCCCCGGAGACCGAGCCGGTGGAGATCGCGACCATCCCGGTCGACGGCTCCGGGGACGGTGGGCTGCTGGACGTGGCGCTCTCCCCCACTTTCGCCGAGGACCGACTGCTCTACGCCTACATCACCACGGCCTCCGACAACCGCGTGGTCCGCATCGCCGCGGGTGACACTCCCAAGGACGTGCTGACAGGGATCCCCCGCGGCGCGACGGGCAACTCCGGCGCCATCGAGTTCGTCTCACCCACCGAACTCGCCGTCCTGACAGGCGACGCCGGAAACGCAGCGGCCGCAAACGATCCGAACGTCTTGTCCGGCAAGCTCCTGAACCTGCCGCTCCCAGCCCCCGGCGCGGCACCCGCCCCGTCGGTGATGTTGTCGGGCATCGGCACCGCGGGCGATGTGTGCCGCGACCCCAACGGCAATCTGTGGGTCACCGACCGCACTCCCCTCGAGGACCGGCTCCAGCGGGTCGGGGTCGACGGCTCGACCGGCACCGGCCCGGCCTGGACGTGGCCCGAGCGGCCCGGTGTCGCCGGGTGCGCAGCGGCCCCCGACGGGATCGCGATCTCGCTCACCGACGCGAAGGCCGTCGCGGTCGTCGCCACCGATCCGGGCACCGGAGCGGTCACGGCGTCGCCCGTCCTCGCAGCGGAGGACCGTTACGGCATGCTGCGCGGCGCCGCGTCGTCGCCCGACGGCCTGCTGTGGGTCTCGACGGTCAACAAGTCCGGTTCCGAACCGGGACCGAACGACGACCGCGTCGTCCGCATCCAGTTCCCGGCCGGTGGCGGTGGATTCGACTGA
- a CDS encoding cation:proton antiporter, which produces MDAAVATSLFWIAVAAVLAPLIAGAVPRRLVPEVVLLLVAGVLIGPYALDLAETGSEIGILRELGLGMLFLLAGYEIDPAELRGRGGRRAMFTWCVCMLLALGTVAALGAAGQVHAEIAVAIALTSTALGTLLPILADRGLVATPLGRSVLNHGAFGELLPVVAMATLLGARGALGSLIVLLAFAVVAVVVAVLPTWILREGSRFTQFVRLGSDTTAQIPVRLTMLLLVGLIAVAAVFDLDIILGAFAAGFILRRTIPAGDERLEKKLDGLGYGFLIPIFFVTSGMAIDVGAVVSAPGILLAFLGLLVLVRGVPVFVASRLERDETGKRMFGTAEQLQIALYSTTGLPLIVAVTGVAVSADQMSNASASILVAAGAVTVLVLPMLAGLLHRTEPVETPERA; this is translated from the coding sequence ATGGACGCTGCTGTAGCCACCTCGCTGTTCTGGATCGCCGTCGCGGCGGTGCTGGCACCGCTGATCGCCGGCGCCGTTCCGCGTCGGCTGGTCCCCGAGGTCGTGCTGCTGCTGGTGGCCGGTGTCCTCATCGGTCCCTACGCGCTCGACCTCGCGGAGACGGGCAGCGAGATCGGTATCCTGCGCGAACTCGGCCTGGGGATGCTCTTCCTGCTCGCCGGATACGAGATCGACCCCGCCGAGCTGCGCGGGCGGGGTGGGCGTCGCGCGATGTTCACCTGGTGCGTGTGCATGTTGTTGGCTCTCGGCACCGTCGCCGCACTGGGAGCGGCGGGTCAGGTGCACGCCGAGATCGCCGTGGCGATCGCGCTGACGTCCACGGCGCTGGGGACGCTCCTGCCGATCCTCGCCGACCGCGGACTCGTCGCAACCCCACTCGGACGCTCGGTGCTCAACCACGGGGCGTTCGGAGAGCTGCTGCCCGTCGTGGCCATGGCGACCCTGCTCGGTGCGCGCGGCGCACTCGGCTCGCTGATCGTCCTGCTGGCGTTCGCGGTCGTGGCCGTCGTCGTCGCCGTGCTGCCGACCTGGATCCTGCGGGAGGGCTCACGGTTCACCCAGTTCGTCCGGCTCGGTTCCGACACCACCGCCCAGATCCCGGTGCGCCTGACGATGCTGCTGCTCGTCGGACTCATCGCCGTCGCGGCCGTCTTCGATCTCGACATCATCCTCGGTGCCTTCGCGGCCGGTTTCATCCTGCGCCGCACGATCCCGGCGGGCGACGAACGGCTCGAGAAGAAGCTCGATGGTCTGGGCTACGGCTTCCTCATCCCGATCTTCTTCGTCACCTCGGGCATGGCGATCGACGTCGGTGCCGTCGTGAGTGCCCCGGGGATCCTGCTGGCATTCCTCGGACTGCTCGTCCTGGTGCGGGGTGTGCCGGTCTTCGTCGCATCGCGCCTCGAACGTGACGAGACCGGAAAGCGGATGTTCGGAACCGCGGAGCAGTTGCAGATCGCCCTGTACTCGACGACGGGTCTTCCCCTGATCGTCGCGGTCACGGGCGTGGCGGTGAGTGCCGACCAGATGTCGAACGCGAGCGCGTCGATCCTCGTGGCGGCGGGCGCCGTCACCGTCCTCGTGCTCCCGATGCTCGCGGGACTGCTCCACCGCACCGAACCGGTGGAGACGCCGGAGCGGGCGTGA